In Brevibacterium zhoupengii, the following are encoded in one genomic region:
- a CDS encoding PTS sugar transporter subunit IIA: protein MTRTISSPVSGTVIPLADVPDPVFAEALVGPGTAIDPGSSSTVTAVAPVSGTLSSLKPHAFVIATESDQGVLVHLGIDTVELKGEGFTLHVEAGQTVNAGDRLITWDTEPARNSGRSLVVPVVVLEAEAESLTVTAEGAVSAGDQLLELG from the coding sequence ATGACGCGCACGATCTCCTCACCGGTGAGTGGCACCGTCATTCCACTTGCAGATGTTCCAGACCCAGTGTTCGCCGAGGCGCTCGTGGGCCCTGGAACGGCGATCGATCCCGGGAGCTCGTCGACCGTCACGGCAGTGGCTCCGGTGTCTGGCACTCTCAGCTCACTCAAGCCTCATGCCTTCGTCATCGCCACCGAGTCCGATCAGGGGGTGCTCGTCCATCTGGGTATCGACACCGTCGAGCTGAAGGGGGAGGGCTTCACCCTTCACGTCGAGGCGGGGCAGACGGTGAACGCGGGAGATCGGCTCATCACCTGGGACACCGAGCCTGCCCGCAACTCAGGGCGATCTCTCGTCGTGCCGGTCGTCGTGCTCGAGGCTGAGGCCGAGTCGCTGACAGTGACTGCCGAGGGTGCTGTGAGTGCGGGGGACCAACTTCTCGAACTGGGATGA